A portion of the Mesobacillus sp. AQ2 genome contains these proteins:
- a CDS encoding VOC family protein, producing MTFRWDGGFIMVSWDKFEEGVEWYTKHMGWSCLDQVITPVGKKAFLKMPRLGVVTLKSFESDMEHFKADNDFEGNMRIGFEITNLKETLNYFDREGINVTELKTLPDGQVSFDITGFENARLTAVYNKSIEGEFLTSRITGFSDVNVRIGVRDIDRAISWYKEYLGVKLVKQYNKDFAHLHIEDAYDWMQLSEVFYDNIWLEKLEHEYFRKANPAVRNYFDIRPEVFNDTYNHLKLKGVELSEVAGDPKNGWAGFHFFDLDGNRINVWSYPF from the coding sequence ATGACATTCCGTTGGGATGGCGGTTTTATTATGGTATCATGGGATAAATTTGAAGAGGGAGTGGAATGGTATACCAAGCATATGGGGTGGTCTTGTTTGGACCAGGTAATTACTCCAGTGGGGAAAAAGGCTTTTCTTAAAATGCCAAGATTAGGTGTTGTAACTTTAAAATCTTTTGAGTCTGATATGGAGCATTTTAAAGCTGATAATGACTTTGAAGGCAACATGAGAATAGGTTTCGAGATAACGAACCTCAAGGAAACACTAAACTATTTTGATAGGGAAGGAATTAATGTTACAGAACTGAAAACATTACCTGATGGGCAAGTTAGTTTTGATATTACTGGATTTGAGAACGCTAGGCTTACAGCTGTTTATAATAAAAGTATTGAAGGAGAATTTCTTACATCAAGAATAACAGGATTCAGTGATGTAAATGTAAGAATAGGAGTGCGTGATATCGACAGAGCTATATCTTGGTATAAGGAATACCTTGGAGTGAAATTAGTAAAACAATACAATAAAGATTTTGCTCACCTGCATATTGAAGACGCTTATGATTGGATGCAGCTTTCTGAAGTGTTCTATGATAATATTTGGCTGGAAAAGCTTGAACATGAATATTTTAGAAAGGCTAACCCTGCTGTGAGAAATTATTTTGATATCCGACCAGAAGTATTTAATGATACCTACAACCATTTAAAACTAAAAGGGGTGGAATTGTCTGAAGTTGCAGGTGATCCAAAAAATGGGTGGGCAGGCTTTCATTTTTTTGACTTAGATGGTAACCGTATAAATGTTTGGTCATATCCTTTCTAA
- a CDS encoding VOC family protein, translated as MDEQLLRIGTTYIPVTKVDLSTDWYVNKLGAELSYKDQDKAILNFANQSIFLVKSNENQSSNFIDIYGNERFSLTFEVNGLNALEAIHKRFRQSEIRVGEIENRGHSGRNFVFYDLDGNKFDVWSELSPIFKEKYLNSK; from the coding sequence ATGGATGAGCAATTACTAAGGATAGGCACAACTTATATACCAGTGACTAAGGTAGACCTTTCTACTGATTGGTATGTAAATAAGCTAGGAGCAGAGTTAAGCTACAAAGATCAAGACAAAGCTATTTTAAACTTTGCCAATCAAAGTATTTTTCTTGTAAAATCTAATGAAAATCAAAGCTCCAATTTCATTGATATTTACGGTAATGAGCGTTTTTCGTTAACATTCGAAGTTAATGGATTAAATGCCTTGGAAGCAATACATAAAAGATTCAGGCAAAGTGAAATTAGAGTTGGAGAGATTGAAAACAGAGGACACTCAGGAAGAAATTTCGTTTTTTATGATTTAGATGGTAATAAATTTGATGTATGGAGTGAACTAAGTCCAATCTTTAAAGAAAAATATCTCAATTCCAAATAG
- a CDS encoding VOC family protein: MTTALFKGMEGVFIPVTDPQLSAEWYEDILGFKLIYIEEDAAVMRIGEQSPTVVCLVKTANHQPMKFPENNFGVGKYYNFIPNDIEETHKLLLEKEVKVNPIGGDGATKFFTFYDPDNNPLGVCQ, encoded by the coding sequence ATGACAACTGCCCTCTTTAAAGGTATGGAAGGAGTTTTTATTCCTGTTACAGATCCTCAATTGTCTGCAGAATGGTATGAGGACATACTTGGATTTAAACTGATTTATATTGAAGAAGATGCAGCCGTGATGCGTATTGGAGAACAATCCCCAACAGTAGTGTGTTTGGTTAAAACCGCAAATCATCAACCAATGAAGTTTCCAGAAAATAATTTTGGGGTGGGGAAATACTATAATTTTATTCCTAATGATATAGAAGAAACCCACAAACTCTTACTGGAGAAGGAAGTAAAAGTAAATCCAATTGGTGGAGATGGAGCAACTAAATTTTTTACTTTTTATGATCCAGATAATAATCCTTTAGGGGTTTGCCAATAG
- a CDS encoding IS110 family transposase encodes MNPVVGLDISKGESQVQAFVDKGKPFRKSFKVAHTLQGLDSLVEFLEVVQKESGLKPPVILEATGHYQTSVVQYLEERGYLLIIINPLISYKAKSSSLRKVKTDAIDAYHLCELFYKEELEPYKKRGVQLLNLRNLTRQHENITGVMIQTKLQFQAILDQVFPEYRGVFGDLYSVVSLLTLKEFPSSEDILEASNETLSMRIKELCKSRSFRWANEKALQLKEAAARNPFEKTVYQSHILSLGMYINIILQYKEHLSTLESEIDALAKEVEEYNIIKSIPGIGEKIAATIISEIGEIDRFTDPKKLVAFAGVDPSVFESGKFTATKNRITKRGSSRLRHALYMAVRCAIRDCRKSKTSDEIIPRNKKLREFYDKKREEGKPFKVAVIACVNKLLHWIFALLKNRTTFQDIA; translated from the coding sequence ATGAATCCAGTCGTTGGCCTGGATATTTCTAAGGGGGAAAGTCAGGTTCAAGCTTTTGTCGATAAAGGCAAACCCTTCCGTAAGAGCTTTAAAGTAGCTCATACACTTCAGGGGCTTGATTCACTTGTAGAGTTTTTAGAGGTAGTACAAAAAGAATCCGGTCTAAAACCTCCAGTTATTCTTGAAGCTACTGGACACTATCAAACATCCGTAGTCCAATATTTAGAGGAACGTGGTTATTTATTAATCATTATTAACCCATTGATTTCCTACAAGGCGAAAAGTTCAAGTTTAAGGAAAGTAAAGACAGATGCCATTGATGCTTACCACCTCTGCGAGTTGTTTTACAAGGAGGAGTTAGAGCCTTATAAAAAGCGAGGGGTTCAGCTTTTAAACCTTCGTAACCTTACAAGACAACACGAGAATATTACAGGAGTGATGATTCAGACAAAGCTTCAGTTCCAGGCTATTCTGGATCAAGTATTCCCAGAATATCGTGGAGTGTTCGGTGATTTATATTCTGTGGTATCACTCTTAACGTTAAAGGAATTTCCGTCATCTGAAGACATCTTAGAAGCTAGTAATGAAACTCTCTCAATGAGGATTAAGGAATTATGTAAAAGTCGTTCATTCAGATGGGCCAATGAAAAAGCCTTACAACTAAAAGAGGCGGCAGCCCGCAATCCCTTTGAAAAGACAGTCTATCAGAGTCATATCTTAAGCCTAGGTATGTATATTAATATTATTCTTCAATACAAAGAGCACCTATCCACATTGGAGTCGGAGATAGATGCCCTAGCAAAAGAAGTTGAAGAATATAATATTATCAAATCTATCCCTGGTATCGGTGAAAAGATCGCGGCAACGATCATTTCTGAAATTGGGGAAATAGATCGATTTACTGACCCTAAAAAGCTTGTGGCTTTCGCTGGAGTAGACCCTAGTGTTTTCGAATCTGGCAAGTTTACTGCCACCAAAAACCGAATCACAAAAAGAGGATCCAGCAGGCTTCGTCACGCTTTATATATGGCTGTTCGTTGTGCGATACGAGACTGTCGCAAGAGCAAAACAAGTGATGAGATCATTCCTCGAAATAAGAAATTACGAGAATTCTATGATAAGAAACGCGAGGAAGGAAAACCATTTAAAGTAGCTGTAATTGCTTGTGTAAATAAGCTCTTACATTGGATATTTGCCCTTTTAAAAAACAGAACCACTTTCCAAGATATTGCTTAG
- the ltrA gene encoding group II intron reverse transcriptase/maturase produces METKLLRIAELARSEPKMKFTSLAHLLNEQSLTQCHHELPNKKATGINGTTKEQYSDSLEENIADLVSRLKSKSYRPVPVRRMYIPKLNSNKMRPLGIPEHEDKIVQKGITKILNAIYENDFLDCSFGFRPNRNCHDALKILNQYIEKRAVSYVVDVDIKGFFDNVDHKWMMEFLKLRITDPNLLRIISRFLKGGYMEEGKKYKTDNGTPQGGVISPILANVYLHYVLDLWFEKVVRKQCKGQAFIVRYADDFVCCFQNKSEAHQFFHSLKARLKKFNLEIAEDKTKIIPFGRFAEKNAKRDGTGKPDTFDFLGFTHYCGISKHGKFRVKRKTSRRKVQGKLRETKEWLKNNRNKDIHMIMDRFKRSLIGYYNYYGITDNTQTVNNFKAKIEYLLFKWLNRRSQRKSFTWDKFRLFLNKYPLPSPRIKVNIYDLRKEISYIL; encoded by the coding sequence ATGGAAACAAAACTACTAAGGATAGCAGAATTAGCAAGATCTGAGCCTAAAATGAAGTTTACCTCTCTTGCACATTTACTGAATGAGCAATCTTTAACTCAGTGTCATCATGAATTACCTAATAAAAAGGCAACTGGTATTAACGGAACGACAAAAGAACAATACAGTGACAGCCTGGAAGAAAACATAGCAGATTTAGTAAGTAGGCTTAAAAGCAAAAGTTATCGTCCTGTTCCTGTAAGACGAATGTATATACCAAAGCTCAATTCAAACAAGATGAGACCATTGGGAATACCGGAACATGAAGATAAAATTGTTCAAAAGGGCATTACGAAAATACTAAATGCCATCTATGAAAATGACTTTCTAGACTGCTCATTTGGGTTCCGTCCAAATAGAAACTGCCACGATGCGCTGAAAATACTGAATCAATATATTGAGAAGAGAGCAGTAAGCTATGTAGTCGATGTAGATATTAAAGGATTCTTTGATAACGTTGACCACAAATGGATGATGGAATTCTTGAAACTCCGAATCACTGACCCAAACCTACTGAGAATAATCAGCAGGTTTCTTAAAGGTGGATACATGGAGGAAGGTAAGAAATACAAGACAGACAATGGCACTCCGCAAGGTGGAGTGATATCTCCTATATTAGCCAATGTCTATCTCCATTATGTGCTTGATCTATGGTTTGAGAAAGTGGTTAGAAAACAATGTAAAGGCCAGGCATTTATAGTAAGATACGCAGATGATTTTGTATGTTGTTTTCAGAATAAAAGCGAAGCGCATCAATTCTTCCATTCATTAAAAGCGAGGTTAAAGAAATTTAACCTGGAAATAGCTGAGGATAAAACGAAAATAATTCCCTTCGGACGGTTTGCGGAAAAGAATGCAAAACGTGACGGGACTGGGAAACCAGACACCTTTGATTTCCTCGGATTTACACACTATTGTGGGATAAGTAAACACGGGAAGTTCCGAGTAAAGCGGAAAACAAGCAGAAGGAAAGTCCAAGGCAAACTAAGAGAAACGAAAGAATGGCTGAAGAATAATAGAAATAAAGATATTCATATGATTATGGATAGATTTAAACGCTCACTAATAGGTTATTACAACTATTATGGCATCACAGATAATACCCAAACTGTTAATAACTTCAAAGCGAAAATTGAGTACTTACTGTTTAAGTGGCTAAACAGAAGAAGCCAAAGGAAATCCTTTACTTGGGATAAATTCAGGCTCTTTCTTAATAAATATCCACTACCTTCACCAAGAATCAAAGTGAATATCTATGACTTGAGAAAAGAAATTAGCTACATTCTGTGA
- a CDS encoding MerR family transcriptional regulator has translation MTINKFSERTGLSPSTLRFYDQKKLLEPLKRLENGYRIYSENQVEKALIIHSLRLADIKIEEIYQFLQVDEGEKQQLISAWREEVEAKLSSLNIAKQYLNGLNYKEQHMHLIKWASPTTFVWFRHVVPRMINPFQSVMKDDIDSLKKLGIDVRPGIFIRTLDSKGASMVGEVGFILNEEISSDSLKSDSNIYIEQLEPTLYATMNFNVYDQFICFNFIKLVHRFGFNTKGIKLEKFESPNAQTFSYMIPLLIQS, from the coding sequence ATGACAATTAATAAGTTTTCCGAACGAACAGGTCTATCACCAAGCACTCTTCGATTCTATGACCAAAAAAAATTGTTAGAACCGCTTAAGAGGTTAGAGAATGGATATAGAATATATTCAGAAAATCAAGTTGAAAAGGCCTTAATCATCCATTCCCTCCGGCTAGCAGATATAAAGATTGAAGAAATATATCAGTTTCTGCAAGTAGATGAAGGAGAGAAGCAGCAATTAATCTCTGCATGGAGAGAAGAAGTTGAAGCAAAGTTATCTTCATTAAATATTGCTAAACAATACTTAAATGGTTTGAATTATAAAGAGCAACATATGCACCTAATTAAATGGGCTTCTCCAACTACATTTGTCTGGTTTAGACATGTGGTACCCAGAATGATAAACCCTTTTCAATCTGTAATGAAGGATGATATAGATAGTTTGAAAAAATTAGGGATAGATGTGCGGCCTGGAATATTTATAAGGACACTAGATTCGAAAGGCGCTTCAATGGTGGGAGAGGTAGGTTTTATCTTAAATGAAGAGATTTCCTCCGATTCATTAAAAAGTGATAGTAATATCTATATAGAACAATTGGAGCCCACATTATATGCAACAATGAATTTTAATGTCTATGACCAGTTTATCTGCTTTAATTTTATCAAGTTAGTTCACCGTTTTGGTTTTAACACTAAAGGAATTAAGTTAGAAAAATTTGAATCACCGAATGCGCAAACGTTTAGTTACATGATTCCTCTTTTAATACAAAGTTAG
- a CDS encoding lipid II flippase Amj family protein yields MFTTGVLSSIYASMLVPSDYAQAALMSSGIINGIAIYLKSYSLTMVSSKLVGTIAAQLIFIPAAYYVAWFAEWINKRGRCAAEPRSYHIAGGIPAE; encoded by the coding sequence GTGTTTACGACAGGTGTTCTTTCATCGATTTACGCCTCAATGCTAGTCCCAAGTGATTATGCCCAGGCCGCATTGATGTCTTCTGGAATTATAAATGGAATTGCGATCTACTTGAAAAGTTATTCTTTGACAATGGTTAGTTCCAAATTGGTTGGAACGATAGCTGCCCAGTTAATTTTTATTCCTGCTGCGTACTATGTCGCTTGGTTCGCTGAGTGGATAAACAAACGGGGCAGGTGTGCGGCCGAGCCTAGGTCGTATCATATAGCGGGTGGGATTCCCGCCGAGTAA
- a CDS encoding GNAT family N-acetyltransferase, with translation MGLVVDKGLAERLENSEIDTLSSRLTEMQKIDGNPMKVEIQKFGNATAFSVKNIPGPSFNTVKGLRKGDENQIGKIIDFYKQKEIPVRFELTPGHTSPELLTHLSETGYYHNDFHTTLYASRSNELKPSYVLGDQKIVIRKLKSNEFDTFAEIYTKGFEMPPFLKSGIAQNNEILYNIKNWAFYLASYEKEPAGIGVLFIKDRIATLAAATTLPTFRKKGIQSALIKYRIYQAYLKKCDLIVGQAKFGSVSQNNMERAGLSIAYTKAIWVKK, from the coding sequence ATGGGCTTAGTTGTGGATAAAGGATTAGCAGAGAGGCTGGAGAATTCAGAAATTGATACTTTAAGCTCTAGGTTAACAGAAATGCAAAAAATAGATGGGAATCCAATGAAAGTTGAAATTCAAAAGTTTGGCAATGCAACTGCATTCTCGGTAAAGAACATACCTGGTCCATCCTTCAACACGGTTAAGGGGCTAAGAAAGGGTGATGAAAATCAAATAGGTAAGATAATAGATTTTTATAAGCAAAAAGAAATTCCTGTACGATTTGAATTAACTCCAGGACATACTTCTCCAGAATTACTAACCCACCTCAGTGAAACTGGTTATTATCATAATGATTTTCATACAACTCTTTATGCGTCTCGCTCAAACGAATTAAAACCAAGCTATGTATTAGGTGACCAAAAAATTGTTATCCGTAAGTTAAAAAGTAACGAATTTGATACTTTTGCAGAAATCTACACAAAGGGTTTTGAAATGCCACCGTTCTTAAAAAGTGGAATAGCACAAAATAATGAAATACTTTATAACATAAAAAATTGGGCATTTTATCTAGCCAGCTATGAAAAAGAACCTGCTGGAATTGGAGTTTTGTTCATAAAAGACCGTATAGCTACGTTAGCTGCAGCGACAACATTACCGACATTTAGAAAAAAAGGTATACAAAGTGCATTAATAAAGTATCGTATCTACCAAGCATATCTAAAAAAATGCGATTTAATTGTGGGACAAGCAAAATTTGGCTCAGTCAGTCAAAATAATATGGAGAGAGCGGGATTGAGTATAGCTTATACAAAAGCAATATGGGTTAAAAAGTAA